In Mastigocladopsis repens PCC 10914, a single window of DNA contains:
- a CDS encoding NADAR family protein, with translation MTIYFYKVGQPYGCFSNFSPHGIIMQGIYWSTVEHYYQAQKFVGSPDALIIPLIHNAETPEIAAALGRDPKRQVRLDWQEVKTQVMREAVLKKFLTHTDIREILLITGEQLIVENSPTDYFWGCGTDKTGQNHLGKILISVRDEIRNLLSLSVISD, from the coding sequence ATGACCATTTACTTTTACAAGGTTGGGCAGCCTTATGGCTGTTTTTCCAATTTTTCTCCTCACGGAATTATCATGCAGGGCATTTATTGGTCAACGGTTGAGCATTATTATCAAGCTCAAAAGTTTGTTGGAAGCCCAGATGCTCTGATTATACCTCTCATCCATAACGCCGAAACACCAGAAATAGCTGCCGCATTAGGACGTGATCCCAAACGCCAAGTTCGTTTAGATTGGCAAGAAGTCAAAACACAAGTTATGCGAGAAGCTGTACTTAAAAAGTTTCTTACACATACTGATATTAGAGAAATCCTTTTAATTACAGGTGAGCAGCTGATTGTAGAAAACTCACCAACAGATTATTTCTGGGGTTGTGGTACAGATAAAACAGGTCAAAATCATCTTGGTAAAATTCTTATAAGTGTGCGTGACGAAATCCGTAACTTACTATCTTTATCAGTAATTTCCGATTAA
- the psb32 gene encoding photosystem II repair protein Psb32: protein MKQLLNRVYSWKKLIQRLLLPSVMVILASLVFATSASATGVYEMPTITSGERTWVVDQAEVISRLNEGKISNALENLANQTGNEVRIVTIRRLDYGETSESFTKALFEKWFPTKEAQANQTILMIDTVKNGTAIITGDKVKSVMPDKIVESVANETVMAPLRDGNKYNQAFLDASDRLVAVLSGEPDPGPPQIAENVQVEGTFKKAKETDKGNATAWVIGLLIAATIIPMATYYIYQVFQPSSNG, encoded by the coding sequence ATGAAACAGCTCCTCAACCGAGTCTATAGCTGGAAGAAACTCATCCAACGGCTACTTCTGCCCTCAGTGATGGTCATTCTAGCTTCTTTAGTGTTTGCTACATCTGCTTCGGCTACAGGTGTATATGAGATGCCAACCATTACAAGCGGCGAACGCACTTGGGTGGTGGATCAAGCTGAAGTGATCAGCCGTCTAAATGAAGGCAAGATAAGCAACGCCCTTGAGAATTTAGCCAATCAAACGGGAAATGAAGTAAGAATTGTCACAATTCGTCGTCTTGATTACGGTGAAACTTCAGAGAGCTTCACCAAAGCACTGTTTGAAAAATGGTTTCCCACAAAAGAAGCGCAAGCAAATCAAACAATATTAATGATTGACACCGTAAAGAACGGTACTGCAATTATCACCGGCGATAAAGTCAAATCTGTGATGCCAGACAAAATCGTTGAGAGTGTAGCTAACGAAACAGTGATGGCACCCTTGCGGGACGGCAACAAATATAATCAGGCGTTTCTAGATGCTAGCGATCGCCTAGTCGCCGTCCTATCTGGCGAACCCGATCCCGGACCTCCCCAAATTGCCGAGAACGTGCAGGTAGAAGGCACTTTTAAGAAAGCAAAAGAAACCGACAAAGGTAACGCAACGGCTTGGGTCATAGGACTATTAATCGCCGCTACTATTATCCCGATGGCGACTTACTACATTTACCAGGTGTTTCAGCCATCTTCTAATGGATAA
- a CDS encoding DUF58 domain-containing protein, whose protein sequence is MLPSRRVYFLLILGIAIAPTLAFFVSIPASLLITLLFDLMVLGLMVVDGLQVRRQEVQITRELPTRLSIGRDNPVLLKVKSDKTNAVIQIRDDYPTGFAVSAPVLRTTVFSNSTQELTYTVHPTQRGEFSWGDIQLRQLGAWGLAWDERKILQSLKVKVYPDLVGLRSLSIRLTLQSTGVNRQSRQLGLGTEFAELRNYRTGDDLRFIDWKATARRVGAYGTPPLVKVLQPEQEQTLLILLDRGRLMTGRVQGLQRFDWGLNSTLSLALAGLHRGDRVGVGVFDRQMHIWIPPERGQHHLSHLIDRLTPIQPVLLESDYVGAVTHFVQQQTRRCLVVVMTDLVDVTASAELLAAVSRLTPRYLPFCVTLRDPQVDLLAQIAALEDGVTDAYTRAVALDLLAQRKVAFAQIKQKGVLVLDAPANQMTDQLVDKYLHIKARNLL, encoded by the coding sequence ATGCTTCCTTCCAGACGAGTTTACTTTCTACTGATACTCGGAATTGCGATCGCCCCAACTTTAGCCTTTTTTGTAAGCATTCCAGCAAGTCTACTGATAACTTTGTTGTTTGATCTGATGGTACTGGGGTTGATGGTTGTGGATGGTTTGCAAGTACGACGACAAGAAGTGCAGATAACACGTGAGTTACCAACACGACTGTCCATTGGACGAGATAACCCCGTTTTGCTTAAGGTAAAATCAGACAAAACTAACGCCGTCATCCAAATCCGCGACGACTACCCAACTGGTTTTGCAGTTTCTGCACCCGTACTACGTACCACTGTTTTTAGTAACAGTACTCAAGAATTAACTTACACTGTTCATCCCACACAACGTGGAGAGTTTTCCTGGGGAGATATTCAACTTAGACAACTTGGTGCTTGGGGATTAGCCTGGGATGAGAGAAAGATACTTCAAAGTCTAAAAGTGAAAGTTTATCCAGATTTAGTGGGGTTGCGATCGCTCTCAATTCGCCTGACGCTCCAATCAACAGGAGTGAATCGTCAATCTCGTCAATTGGGTCTTGGTACAGAGTTCGCCGAACTGCGAAACTATCGGACGGGTGATGATTTGCGGTTTATTGATTGGAAAGCGACCGCCCGTCGTGTAGGTGCTTATGGTACACCGCCATTAGTTAAGGTACTCCAACCAGAACAAGAGCAAACTTTACTCATTTTATTGGATCGGGGACGGTTGATGACGGGAAGAGTCCAGGGTTTGCAGCGATTTGATTGGGGTTTGAACTCCACTTTGTCCTTGGCTTTGGCGGGATTACATCGGGGCGATCGCGTGGGTGTGGGTGTCTTTGACCGCCAAATGCACATATGGATTCCTCCAGAACGGGGTCAACATCACCTTAGTCACCTCATTGACCGCTTGACTCCCATTCAGCCAGTGTTGCTAGAATCTGATTATGTCGGAGCTGTGACACATTTTGTGCAGCAGCAAACTAGGCGTTGTTTGGTTGTGGTGATGACCGATTTAGTTGATGTCACCGCCTCCGCTGAACTTCTAGCAGCAGTTTCTAGGTTAACACCTCGCTATTTACCGTTTTGCGTTACTCTGCGAGATCCTCAAGTTGACCTTTTGGCACAGATCGCCGCGTTGGAAGATGGGGTGACAGATGCTTATACCCGTGCTGTTGCCTTAGACTTATTAGCACAACGAAAAGTTGCATTTGCCCAAATCAAACAAAAAGGTGTGTTGGTTTTGGATGCGCCAGCCAATCAAATGACTGACCAATTAGTTGATAAATATCTGCACATCAAAGCGCGGAATCTGCTTTAA
- a CDS encoding AAA family ATPase: MNDAHPVLNRLSQELNRVVVGQSSLIEQLLIALLAGGHVILEGVPGTGKTLLVKVVAQLIQADFRRIQLTPDVLPSDITGTNIFDLNTRSFSLKKGPVFTEVLLADEINRTPPKTQAALLEAMEEMQVTLDGESLPLPELFWVIATQNPLEFEGTYPLPEAQLDRFVFKLVVDYPDLAAEKQMLLNRQAGFAARRLDIARLQSVATIAQILAARQAAREVKVSEAIIDYLLALVKASRQYPDLALGASPRAAGSWLQTSQAAAYLAGRDFVTPDDVKAVAPPLLRHRLILKPEAMLDDVKIDTIIASVLNKVPVPR, translated from the coding sequence ATGAATGATGCTCATCCTGTATTAAATCGCCTTAGTCAAGAACTTAATCGAGTTGTGGTTGGTCAATCCTCCCTCATAGAGCAGCTTTTGATAGCATTACTTGCTGGTGGACACGTTATTTTGGAAGGAGTGCCGGGAACTGGCAAAACACTCTTAGTGAAGGTAGTGGCACAGTTGATTCAAGCCGATTTTCGTCGAATTCAACTGACACCTGATGTGCTGCCATCGGATATTACTGGTACTAATATTTTTGACTTAAACACCCGTAGTTTCAGCCTGAAAAAGGGACCAGTCTTTACCGAAGTGCTGCTTGCGGACGAAATCAACCGAACTCCCCCCAAAACACAAGCAGCCCTACTGGAAGCAATGGAAGAGATGCAGGTGACGCTGGACGGTGAAAGTTTGCCTTTGCCAGAGTTATTTTGGGTGATTGCAACGCAAAATCCCTTGGAATTTGAAGGCACATATCCCTTACCAGAAGCACAATTGGACAGGTTTGTATTCAAGCTGGTCGTAGATTATCCTGACCTAGCTGCTGAAAAGCAAATGTTACTCAATCGTCAGGCAGGATTTGCAGCGCGACGCTTAGATATTGCTCGTTTACAGTCAGTAGCAACAATAGCTCAAATTTTGGCGGCACGACAAGCAGCCAGAGAAGTTAAAGTTTCTGAAGCTATTATTGATTATCTCCTAGCTTTAGTAAAAGCATCGCGGCAATACCCCGATTTAGCTTTGGGAGCATCTCCTCGTGCTGCTGGTTCTTGGTTACAGACATCACAAGCAGCAGCGTACTTAGCTGGACGGGATTTTGTCACTCCAGATGACGTTAAAGCAGTTGCACCACCACTGCTACGTCATCGCTTGATCTTGAAACCAGAAGCAATGTTGGATGACGTAAAAATTGATACGATAATTGCGTCGGTACTTAATAAAGTGCCAGTACCAAGATAA
- a CDS encoding FHA domain-containing protein, with protein MQNPGRSQTKGLSLELFHVQTNTGFELPADFTVIRLGKPKEQFIPDIDVSGLPNADFVSRFHAEIQVEKSTYYIVDVGSSNGTYLNNVRIKPKTRYSLNFGDKIDLGHGNKVTFLFLNKEKLVFESDTKLNEPPTVIQIELFANAEPSQRERLSHLVGWVGKMLNESLHSLKKLLKK; from the coding sequence ATGCAAAACCCAGGCAGATCACAAACAAAAGGGCTAAGTCTAGAGCTTTTTCATGTTCAAACCAATACTGGTTTTGAGTTGCCAGCGGATTTTACTGTCATTCGCCTTGGCAAGCCGAAGGAGCAATTTATACCAGATATCGATGTTTCTGGGTTGCCAAATGCCGATTTTGTCTCTCGATTTCACGCAGAAATTCAGGTAGAAAAAAGCACTTACTATATTGTAGATGTGGGAAGTTCCAATGGCACATACCTCAATAATGTCAGGATAAAGCCAAAAACACGCTACTCGCTAAACTTCGGAGATAAAATAGACCTGGGTCATGGAAATAAAGTCACATTTTTATTTCTAAATAAAGAAAAACTTGTTTTTGAATCTGATACCAAACTCAACGAGCCGCCTACAGTGATTCAGATTGAACTTTTTGCGAACGCGGAACCAAGTCAAAGAGAGCGTTTGAGTCATCTTGTAGGCTGGGTTGGGAAAATGTTGAATGAGAGTTTGCACTCGCTCAAGAAATTACTAAAAAAATAG
- a CDS encoding DUF2243 domain-containing protein: protein METQSEKSNRSTPLIVAGIFLGLGLGGFFDGIVLHQILQWHHMLSSIRPLTTISNIDMNMVWDGLFHAFDWIMTVIGVVLLWRAGRGNDVPWSSNIYFGSIFIGAGLFNLVEGVIDHQILGIHHVKPGPNQLAWDLGFLAVGALLVVIGWIMVQKNSENYEL from the coding sequence ATGGAGACGCAGAGTGAAAAAAGCAATCGAAGTACACCACTCATTGTTGCTGGAATATTCCTTGGTCTAGGACTTGGAGGCTTCTTTGATGGCATCGTGCTACATCAGATTCTTCAATGGCATCATATGTTGAGTAGCATTCGACCTCTGACCACAATCTCTAATATCGATATGAATATGGTTTGGGACGGCTTATTTCATGCCTTTGATTGGATAATGACTGTGATTGGAGTCGTTTTGCTATGGCGGGCTGGACGAGGTAATGATGTTCCTTGGTCATCAAATATTTACTTTGGGTCAATATTTATCGGTGCTGGGTTGTTCAACTTGGTTGAAGGAGTGATTGACCATCAGATTCTCGGCATCCATCATGTCAAACCAGGACCGAATCAGTTAGCTTGGGATTTGGGATTTCTTGCCGTCGGTGCGCTTCTTGTTGTCATTGGTTGGATAATGGTACAAAAAAACAGTGAAAATTATGAATTATAA
- a CDS encoding DUF4129 domain-containing protein → MSAEAFEKTSWGWQMSQFQQQVGEWFEYQLSRLGWALPEFLPQSSIQPWLLKLLNLIFWLILGSFLVWVGWRLWRKLRPSFYSWLGAAKKSTDSQGKSTETELHSSQWLRRSQEFSRQGNYRQACRCLYLAMLQHVHDKRILPHKPSRTDGEYLQLLQMSATAMQPYETLITTHEQLCFGNAEIVSENYEHCQQAYREISNT, encoded by the coding sequence ATGTCAGCAGAAGCTTTTGAAAAAACAAGCTGGGGTTGGCAAATGTCCCAGTTCCAACAACAAGTTGGAGAATGGTTTGAGTACCAATTGTCTCGCTTGGGTTGGGCTTTACCAGAGTTCTTACCTCAATCGTCAATTCAGCCTTGGCTGCTTAAGTTGCTGAACTTGATTTTTTGGCTAATACTGGGATCATTTCTGGTTTGGGTTGGTTGGCGGCTGTGGCGAAAACTTCGCCCTTCTTTTTATTCTTGGCTGGGTGCAGCTAAAAAGTCCACAGATTCTCAAGGAAAAAGCACAGAAACTGAGTTACATAGTTCTCAGTGGTTAAGGCGATCGCAAGAATTTTCGCGTCAGGGTAATTACCGTCAGGCTTGCCGTTGTCTTTATTTGGCAATGTTACAGCACGTGCATGATAAAAGAATCCTCCCTCACAAACCCAGCCGTACAGATGGAGAATATCTGCAATTGCTACAAATGTCTGCGACTGCAATGCAGCCTTATGAAACGTTGATTACCACCCACGAGCAATTATGTTTTGGGAATGCTGAAATTGTGTCAGAAAATTATGAGCATTGTCAGCAAGCTTATCGGGAGATTTCCAATACATGA
- a CDS encoding DUF4350 domain-containing protein, with the protein MKRSNRLAWIGAIALGVMILLTFIAAPTSSKINSGSTYNRAPDGYGAWYAYMERRGTGIKRWQKPFDDLNAEKRPVTLVQINSILREPLLDAEEKKWIEKGNNLVLLGVRDRVTAADFTTIQKSPAGDVKIETRRRRQIKGQEKVSLGDDRFGAVVWENNYGQGKAIFSTTPYLAANAYQDYQSHFQYLSDLVSQKGHLLFVDEYIHGYKEPSVRKREGEGSLLSYFTKTPVFPAFLQVGILLLLLIRSQNRRFGKPVTLNTPVVDNSEAYIKALAGVLQKAKSSDFVVEMVGKEEQRQLQKALGLGQELLDHQTLVNALVQQTNVPATQLQKLLNIQSQQRRLSEPELLSWLGKWQILRRQLDFYVKAQR; encoded by the coding sequence ATGAAACGCTCAAACCGTCTTGCTTGGATTGGGGCGATCGCCTTGGGAGTTATGATACTACTGACTTTCATTGCAGCTCCAACCAGCAGCAAAATCAATAGTGGTTCCACCTACAACCGCGCTCCCGATGGTTACGGCGCTTGGTATGCTTATATGGAAAGGCGAGGAACTGGGATCAAGCGCTGGCAAAAGCCTTTTGATGATTTAAATGCAGAAAAACGTCCTGTGACTCTGGTACAGATCAACAGCATCCTGAGGGAACCTTTGCTAGATGCTGAGGAGAAAAAATGGATAGAAAAAGGCAATAATTTGGTTCTTTTGGGTGTGCGCGATCGCGTCACAGCAGCAGATTTTACCACTATACAAAAGTCTCCGGCTGGAGATGTCAAAATAGAGACGCGACGACGGAGGCAAATCAAAGGTCAAGAAAAGGTTTCTTTGGGCGATGATCGCTTTGGTGCAGTTGTGTGGGAAAACAATTACGGTCAAGGAAAAGCTATTTTTTCTACGACTCCCTACTTAGCTGCCAATGCCTACCAAGATTATCAAAGTCATTTTCAGTATTTGTCAGATTTAGTCAGTCAAAAAGGTCATTTATTATTTGTAGATGAATACATCCACGGTTACAAAGAACCCAGTGTCAGAAAAAGAGAAGGCGAAGGGAGTTTATTGAGTTATTTTACTAAAACTCCTGTGTTTCCGGCATTTCTACAAGTAGGCATACTGCTACTGTTGCTCATTCGCTCACAAAATCGCCGCTTTGGGAAGCCAGTAACATTAAATACACCAGTCGTTGATAACAGTGAAGCATATATCAAAGCTTTGGCAGGAGTTTTGCAAAAAGCTAAATCCAGCGACTTTGTTGTAGAGATGGTAGGAAAAGAAGAACAACGGCAACTACAGAAAGCGTTAGGATTGGGTCAAGAACTGCTGGATCACCAAACTCTTGTGAATGCTTTGGTACAGCAAACAAACGTTCCTGCTACACAACTCCAAAAGTTGTTAAATATACAATCCCAACAACGCCGCCTGAGTGAACCAGAACTGTTAAGCTGGTTGGGGAAATGGCAAATTCTGCGCCGTCAATTGGATTTTTACGTAAAGGCGCAAAGGTAG